The DNA sequence caggcatgaatttgtgataagcaattttctcacaaattggggaagattgttgtgcaaaatatgcatgtactataataagactaaatcaaattgacagccctaagaattagttgtatgataatctaaatttgtattttgtattgtatcacttgagtctgtaaaattgtaaaagagatctcagagatatggacaagtcaattctacatgcagagatttggagacctcgacaagtcaagttcacattcgagaactcagagacctcgacaagtcaagatTCACTTacagagaactaagagatctcgataagccattatacttatcgagatgtcagttctctgtacaacaaactagagatctcgatataaagctcaaagtacagaatgcggacaagttaaatattcaagattatcaaacATCAAATAATCTAATcagttagattgaaaagtctacaaaagcaacttgaagagtgcaagatcagaGGTCAAGATTAaatgacaaaggaaagtcacaaaTTCACgggatttgcaaagatacactaggCCAAAAATGAAAAGCTTTAGAGATTAATTTTAGTAAGGTTTATTTCATTCTATTGCATGCTATGTAAatctgtgtttactaatctataaagtgaATACTGGTCCTTTACTTTTAAGAGTATCAAATAGATCTAGAATTTCctgtaactctctcaaggaagaagctgagttatTTATTTACAAAGAACgcagaatttgtagcaagacactagctttattttaatacaaaattaagtgagttttgaaatatcgTGTGCACTGTTTATTTTCAGTTAACAAAATATTATTTCATTTCTTATCTACTTTGTTAACCAAGCAATTAACTTTGAAAAAAGTCTTAAAAAtaaccaaaacacattcacccttGTGTTGTATTAATTACCTAACAAAAAGGGGATACAAAAATAAGGAGTAAATGGTTAGACTAGTTTTATAgatgtaaataaaaaaaattaaatttcccTTCGGTTAGACTAGTTTTATAgatgtaaataaaaaaaattaaagtagTAACAGACATTCCATGTTCCATGTGGTGTAATGGTTATAAATGGgcataaaaattatttttactaatCATAAGCTCACGAGTTTAAATGCACGTaatatatgaaaaaattattaattttgtaaaaattatttgttttaaaataatttagtgATTACATTAAATCAACAAGCacactttttttaaaaaaaagacgGATTCAAACCGAGCCGAATCGAGTTAAGTTCAAAAAAACTTGACTCGATTAAATTTTTTATTGAGTCCAAAAATATGTGCGAGAAAGTTCGAGCTTGAGTCCCGATTTAACAAATCAAGTTCAAATTAAGCCCCTTCTTTTCCCATGACATTTACAAGTCCCAAAAAGGTACGAGGTTTATTGTATTTTTGTTATTAAGTTTTAATAAcatttattaataagcgaaatcCATTTCTAAGTGATACATATGCATTAGTTTTGGTTTCACCTATTTTTAGTATCACCAATTTTTGATTTCACACATTCATTCATGTATATGTCATCATTTatttcttttaattctactaaaATTTTTGATTTCATACTGTATACATATCTTATACTTCTAcatattttatgatataaataataatatttaaaatttcatACACTGTAAATACacaatattaattatatatataaattataaaaaagatACAAAAATAAGCCTAAGCTTGGGTTTATCTGGTGATGGATCTGTTGAGGacgaatttattgatatttttggtgatctgcAAAGCCTGCATCGGATCTGGGACGGTGgtgattattgcaagagctcacctttcacaaataaagattgttcatctttcatgggtttatactttcggcatgtctatagctggtatccggcatgtagatagttggggtgccttcggcatgtctatagctggtgtccggcatgtagatagctggggtgccgcttctccaatctcattttatgcgattggtgtttctgaacactgggctaaccatagtttttatgtgatatggtcaattgcgatgttgctattttcagagatGCTGCTGCAATTTGGATCTCTTGggatgtctttgatttcgtttttaatttcaagaatttttaaattctatgtgttaaacgatcaggaaacaaatcatctaattgtttttagtatgttatttgttttatcacCTGGTTGTATCGACAGTTGGGGGTTTGTTCTGACTGTACTATATTCAATTTAATGAGAACTTTCTacatttgtcaaaaaaaaaaggAAATCTTCTTTAGACTAGTTTTATAGATGTAAATAAAAAGTTTTAAAGTAGTAACAAACATTCCATGTTCTACGTGGTGTAATGGTTATAAATGCCTATAAAAATCGCTTTTACTAATTTTAAAGTCACAATTTCGAATGCCGCAATATATGAAAAAATTGTTAATTTtgtaaaaacaatttttttaaaagaataaTTTAGTGATTACACATAAATTAACAAAcacaattattttataaaaaatcgAGTTCAAATCGAGCCGAATTGAGTGAAGTTCAAAAAAACTCGACTCGATTAAATTTTTATTGAGTCCGAAAATGTGTTTGAATGAGTTCGAGCTTGAGTCCCAGTTTAACAAGTCAAgttcaaaatttttattttttatgtcTTTTAGTTGTACTAAAACTTTTGGTTACATCCCGTATGTATATCTTATACTTCTAACTGTCTTATGATTTCTAACtgttttatgattttattaaatttgaTTTTATATTTGTTATCTTATAATTCTACATATTTTATGATtctattaaattttattttatttttcttttcttataCTTTCACCCTTTTAACTTTAACCTTTATATTCTTAATTCCCTTACATATTGCTAATTCAATATATTTTAAACGTTTTTGGTTTCATCAAACTTTTAATTTCATTCCCTTTTGAATTTTCTTATAActctaaatatataatttttatttttctcttACTTCTACGTGACTTAAAATATGATATATATTATTTTACCCGTTTCTGATTTCAACTCAGTAATCTTATTTCTCATATGACTtaatagtatattttaataaaataataaattttttgaaattgtataataatcataatttttttataatcataaaataaatatcGTATTCAGTCGTTCGGGTTCGGTTTTCTGagtaaaaattagaaattttgacatgacacttatattattattatttttaaaaattatttaaataaattaactcGACCCGTAATTCGCAGAGTTATTAACTAGTTTatctatatttataaaattacCATTTTAATTAACATCATAGTTCTTATCTTTGATGCTATAAGAATTTGTATCTTTTTTTCGTGCATAATTAATTCTTGATGTAAAAGCCCACATTGTTTGAAATAAAAACCGGAATTTCTAAATTTGATACTCCCTTcatctcatattatgtgtttttttttaatttgtgtCGGTCAAATCGACTTAAGTTTGACCGaagtttattaataatttataattgaacaaaataaaaaaattacatcaccggaaagtagatttaatctactttaatatataatttttagttttttaaaataatatactAATAATATTTAAACGTTAGTCAAAAGTTGATTAATTTGACATATAATGGAAATGTGACACATTatatgagatggagggagtaAATGATTTCCACCCTACCCTTGCTCATTTGTTGTTTATAATGTAGGATCTTATGCACGTAAATTTGAAATTGAATGTTAAGTAGTTAAACATAGATTTATTAAAAAGCTACCAGCTCATTGACGGAAGGAGTACATTTTTGCATAAACAAATGAAAAGATAAATGGGTCAAAGATTCAAAGATAACGcacaataaaattattttagtatAATATGCTATATATGTAAGCAAATCGAAATTCGGTTAGCCTTCTTCTTACAAAAGGGGCAATTTAAACAACGTCAGCCTGACCCCAAATGCAGTACAACTTGGTCTGAACGAACAAATATGCAGACTTCATATTTGATGGATCCATTCGTATACGTTTTCTGACTTTACATGCCATGTGCACATTTGGAACTTTTAATAACACCGTGACACTCTAATAATAGAGTCACTGATTTCTCTGTCATATAAATCTAAATATAGATTATTATCTCGAAAGTGTTGAGTTCTATTTAAGCTTGGCCCTCCCTGTGTATGTATGCTCATAGTTGGCAAACGGAATTCATAGAACAAAATATCAACATGGGCTCGATGATAGAAGCAAACAATAAGCCTCATGCCTTGTGCATTCCATATCCTGCACAAGGTCACATAACTCCCATGTTCAAACTAGCCAAACTCCTTCACCACAAAGGCTTTCATATTTCATTTGTCAACACTGAATTTAACCATAATCGCCTGATTAGATCATGGGGTCCGGACGCCCTCGATGGCTTACCGGACTTCAGGTTTTACTCGATTCCTGACGGGTTACCACCCTCGGACCCTGATGCAACTCAGGATATTCCAGCCCTGTGCAAGTACACTCCAATCAACTGCTTGGCTCCTTTTAGCAGCCTCATTTCGAAGCTCAATGACTCTGCAGTCTCGGGGGTACCTCCTGTTACATGTATTGTTTCTGACGGGGTCATGAGTTTTACTTTGGAAGCTGCTGAGCATTTTGGACTTCCAGAAATTCTGTTGTGGACAACAAGCGCTTGCGGCCTCCTGGCATATATGCAGTACCACGAACTTGTCGAAAGAGGCTACACACCGCTGCAAGGTAAACAAATCTTCCAACTCTGTTAAGATAATTATGCACCAAGAGAACTAGTTaacaatttataataaatttcttaGATAAGTACAATTTTAAGAATTTGTTTATCATTTGATTTGCAGATATGAGCGATGTATCGAATGGCTATCTAGATACGAAAATCGATTGGGCTCTGGGAATGAAAGACATGAAACTAAAGGATTTTCCAAGTTTCATCAGAACTACTGACCCAAATGATATCATGCTCAACTTCCTCATGACTGAGACCTCGGCACTTCCTAAAGCTCGGGCACTTATTTTAAACACATACGACACTCTTGAACAGGATGTTTTGGATGCAATTTCAGCTACTCAATCGCGTATCTATACAGTTGGCCCGCTCCATTTATTGATGAATCAAATTCAGGACAGCACTCTTTTGTCCATCAgctcaagtttgtggaaagaagaGGTTAGCTGTATTGATTGGCTTGACAAAAAAGAACCAAACTCAGTTGTTTACGTGAATTTTGGCAGTATCACTACTATGACAGCTAAACAGCTCACTGAGTTTGCATGGGGCTTAGCTAATAGCAAGAAACACTTTTTGTGGATGGTAAGGCCTGATATAATTGCTGGCGACACAGCAATGGTGCCGTCAGAGTTTTTGGTTGAAACAAGAGAAAGAGGCTTGCTGTCAAGCTGGTGCTCTCA is a window from the Apium graveolens cultivar Ventura chromosome 1, ASM990537v1, whole genome shotgun sequence genome containing:
- the LOC141666930 gene encoding 7-deoxyloganetin glucosyltransferase-like; the encoded protein is MYAHSWQTEFIEQNINMGSMIEANNKPHALCIPYPAQGHITPMFKLAKLLHHKGFHISFVNTEFNHNRLIRSWGPDALDGLPDFRFYSIPDGLPPSDPDATQDIPALCKYTPINCLAPFSSLISKLNDSAVSGVPPVTCIVSDGVMSFTLEAAEHFGLPEILLWTTSACGLLAYMQYHELVERGYTPLQDMSDVSNGYLDTKIDWALGMKDMKLKDFPSFIRTTDPNDIMLNFLMTETSALPKARALILNTYDTLEQDVLDAISATQSRIYTVGPLHLLMNQIQDSTLLSISSSLWKEEVSCIDWLDKKEPNSVVYVNFGSITTMTAKQLTEFAWGLANSKKHFLWMVRPDIIAGDTAMVPSEFLVETRERGLLSSWCSQEQVLKHPAIGGFLTHNGWNSTIESIASGVPVICWPFFAEQQTNCKYSCVEWGIGMEINNNVKRDDVEELVRELMDGEKGKKLKKNALEWQRKAEAATCPSGSSSINLDKLVDEVLLAE